Below is a genomic region from Desulfobacter sp..
AAATTCACCCAGAAAGCAGCCATTTCCGATATCAGAAAAGGACTCAACACCCTGGGGCTCAAGGATGTGGCCGTCCAGGGATTTGGCCAGGCCCAAAACAATGAATACCTGATCAGGACCTCCAATGCCCATGCCCTTGGCAGCAACCAGGAAGAGGTCCTTATATCAGGGCTTGAAAAGGCCACCCAACTTGTTCCTGAAATCCGCAGGGTGGAAATGGTCGGCCCCCAGGTCGGTTATGATCTGAAAAAAAAGGCCCTTTTGGCAATTTTTTATTCCCTCTTGTTTATCACCATCTATATTTCAGGCCGGTTTGAACAAAAATGGACCATTGCCGGAATTACGGCAGGGGCATTGATGACAGCGGTGTATTTCTTATCTGTTTTCAACGTGTCCATGCCTTTTTTGATTACCGCGGCCCTGCTGGTCTCTTTGGGACTTTTCTGGACTTTAAAACTCCAATATGCCATTGGCGCTATTGTGGCCCTGATCCATGATGTATTTATCACCGTGGGTATTTTTTCCCTTCTTAATCTGGATTTTTCATTGCCCATTATCGCGGCCCTTTTGACCATTATCGGGTATTCCTTGAACGATACTATCATTGTATTTGACCGGATCAGGGAAAATATTAAAGGCATTACCGACAAGGCAGCCCTGCCCGATCTGTACAACAAAAGCATTAATGAAACCTTGTCCCGGACGATTCTGACCTCTTTGACCACCCTGATTGTTCTTTTGGCCCTGTTTTTTCTGGGCGGTGAAATTATTCATAATTTTGCCCTGGCAATGATCATCGGCGTTATCATTGGTACCTTTTCGTCCATATTTGTTGCAACCCCACTTGTGCTTGCAGCTCAAAAAAAAGGATAAATCCATGTTTCAGGCAAAACCCGTCCTGATCAAATTATTTTTCCTTATTTCAGCGGTGGTTCTGGTCTCTTCATGTTCTGCTTTGGATTATTTCAAAACCGAACATGGAGAGCCGGACCCGGCCGGTATAGGAACTGAAAAGCCCCTGCCCCAGTCTGATTCAAACAACAAACCCGCGCCAGAGCAAAACCAGATTCAGGATCTTGAAAAAAAAATCGTTGTACTTGAAGACAAGGTCACCACCCTTGAGACCCAGGTTGCCGGACAAAAAAAAGTGGTGTATACCATTGAATATTCTGATCCTGCAAAGCTTTATGAAAAGGCAAGAACCCTGTTGCTGGCCAATGAGACAGACAATGCAGCCGATCTTTTTGCCACCTTTGCCGACAAGCATCCGGGCCATGCTCTGGCAGACAATGCCCTTTACTGGTTAGGCGAATGCTATTACACCACCGGGGAATATCAAAAATCCATTGAAATATTCAAAACCCTGGTCAAACAATACCCCAAGGCGGGTAAAGTACCTGATGCCCTTCTTAAAACCGGGTATGCCTATGTTTCACTGGACGATGCCAACCGGGCCAGCCACTATTTCAAACAGGTGATTAAAAAACATCCCTTTTCTCTGGCGGCAAAAAAGGCGCAGGTAAAACTCAAAGAATTTCAATAGCCTGTGATGGAATGGACAAATACTGGGATACATATCTGCCATGGTTCATACTCAGGGAAATACCCGGGTTAA
It encodes:
- the ybgF gene encoding tol-pal system protein YbgF, with translation MFQAKPVLIKLFFLISAVVLVSSCSALDYFKTEHGEPDPAGIGTEKPLPQSDSNNKPAPEQNQIQDLEKKIVVLEDKVTTLETQVAGQKKVVYTIEYSDPAKLYEKARTLLLANETDNAADLFATFADKHPGHALADNALYWLGECYYTTGEYQKSIEIFKTLVKQYPKAGKVPDALLKTGYAYVSLDDANRASHYFKQVIKKHPFSLAAKKAQVKLKEFQ
- the secF gene encoding protein translocase subunit SecF, with amino-acid sequence MQFIKSDVNIDFIGKQKLGLFFSLTLIIAGIVALIVHKGPNYGIDFVGGTLVQVKFTQKAAISDIRKGLNTLGLKDVAVQGFGQAQNNEYLIRTSNAHALGSNQEEVLISGLEKATQLVPEIRRVEMVGPQVGYDLKKKALLAIFYSLLFITIYISGRFEQKWTIAGITAGALMTAVYFLSVFNVSMPFLITAALLVSLGLFWTLKLQYAIGAIVALIHDVFITVGIFSLLNLDFSLPIIAALLTIIGYSLNDTIIVFDRIRENIKGITDKAALPDLYNKSINETLSRTILTSLTTLIVLLALFFLGGEIIHNFALAMIIGVIIGTFSSIFVATPLVLAAQKKG